The Rhinoraja longicauda isolate Sanriku21f chromosome 15, sRhiLon1.1, whole genome shotgun sequence genome includes a region encoding these proteins:
- the LOC144600302 gene encoding interferon-inducible GTPase 5-like, translated as MPCLDHCLVRVDFIPARTRAGTSAGEDSHIQGRRGVLIPDLTSAQCEDHRIITQAGTDTQKSEMGGGSPRHMCLAKSLLDATAISVYTTTLCGQIDTRISGHDAMCNVFGCCFNWKLSQHMFPFSQQAAQSETPTIFTQDELSKLKSDFQTGGVEKIKPMIQNKMKELDETELNVAVTGDTGTGKSTFINAMRGLRSTDEGAAEVGTTETTMERTGYPHPNLPNVRYWDLPGIGSTLFTAGSYLKEMQFKKYDFFIIVTAGRFTENDAKLANEIKRLGKRFYFVRSKIDADLNAMQRERKEFDEEEVLEKIRSDCLCRLGKVGITDPRVFLISSFEQDKYDFGDLTEALEVDLPNIKKRIFVLALPNLSVEIVQKKNELLKKEIWAWAILSGTLGAIPVPGVSLACDIGILIGAIIHFRKCLGLNDTSLQRLADRTGKSMDELKAAAKTPLLGEITPDIIMRIGWGAAIVTVSALELALDFVPVIGSIFGAGSSFVMTFKILRDALKELTESAERVVRVAFDIRT; from the exons GAGAAGACTCGCACATCCAAGGACGAAGAGGAGTTCTGATCCCCGACCTCACCTCAGCGCAGTGTGAGGATCACAGGATCATCACACAGGCCGGCACCGACACACAGAAATCAGAAATGGGAGGAGGAAGCCCCAG acacATGTGCCTCGCCAAAAGCCTCTTGGACGCCACTGCCATATCTGTTTATACCACCACCCTATGtg GTCAGATTGACACGAGGATATCTGGTCATGATGCAATGTGCAATGTATTTGGATGCTGTTTCAACTGGAAACTGTC ccaacacatgtttcctttcagtcaaCAGGCGGCTCAGTCTGAGACCCCCACAATCTTCACGCAGGATGAGCTCAGCAAACTGAAGTCCGACTTCCAAACGGGTGGTGTGGAAAAGATTAAACCCATGATACAGAATAAGATGAAAGAACTGGACGAGACCGAGCTGAACGTCGCCGTGACGGGGGACACAGGTACAGGAAAATCCACCTTCATCAACGCCATGAGAGGGCTTCGTAGCACAGATGAGGGAGCGGCTGAGGTTGGCACCACAGAAACTACAATGGAGCGAACCGGATACCCACATCCCAATCTGCCCAATGTCCGCTACTGGGACCTGCCGGGGATCGGATCTACACTATTCACAGCGGGTTCCTATCTGAAggaaatgcaatttaaaaaatacgATTTCTTCATCATAGTGACAGCTGGTCGATTCACAGAGAATGATGCAAAACTTGCCAATGAGATTAAGCGGCTGGGGAAGAGGTTCTATTTTGTTCGCTCGAAGATTGACGCTGACCTTAATGCAATGCAGAGGGAACGGAAGGAATTTGATGAAGAAGAAGTATTGGAAAAGATCCGGAGTGACTGCCTCTGTAGGTTGGGGAAGGTCGGGATCACTGATCCCAGGGTGTTCCTGATATCCAGTTTTGAACAGGATAAGTATGATTTTGGTGATTTGACTGAAGCACTGGAAGTTGATTTACCAAATATAAAGAAAAGGATCTTTGTCCTggcccttcccaacctcagcgtgGAGATTGTTCAGAAGAAAAATGAGTTGCTGAAGAAGGAGATCTGGGCATGGGCGATCCTCTCGGGAACATTAGGAGCCATCCCAGTCCCTGGAGTCTCTCTCGCGTGTGACATTGGCATACTAATTGGAGCAATCATCCATTTCAGGAAATGCCTGGGTCTTAATGACACTTCCCTTCAGCGACTGGCCGACAGAACAGGTAAATCCATGGATGAGCTGAAAGCAGCAGCAAAAACTCCCCTGCTGGGAGAAATAACTCCAGATATAATTATGAGGATAGGTTGGGGAGCTGCTATTGTGACGGTTTCAGCCCTGGAATTGGCTCTAGACTTTGTCCCAGTCATCGGCTCCATTTTTGGAGCAGGTTCATCGTTTGTCATGACCTTCAAGATCCTGAGAGATGCGCTGAAGGAACTGACGGAGAGTGCGGAGAGGGTGGTGAGGGTAGCGTTtgacattagaacatag